The proteins below are encoded in one region of Struthio camelus isolate bStrCam1 chromosome 11, bStrCam1.hap1, whole genome shotgun sequence:
- the MTMR8 gene encoding myotubularin-related protein 8 isoform X4, whose translation MSKDNREIGWKLIDLKVDYQRMGIPNDYWEITDANKDYEVCNTYPPEIVVPRAANKATVIGSSRFRSRGRIPVLSYLYKENNAAICRCSQPLSGFSARCLEDEQMLQAIREANPGSPFMYVVDTRPKLNAMANRAAGKGYENEDNYDNIRFKFIGIENIHVMRNSLQKLLEVCETKSPSMSDFLTGLENSGWLRHIKAVMDAGVFLAKAVKDEKASVLVHCSDGWDRTAQVCSLAGLLLDPFYRTFKGFMVLIEKEWIAMGHKFSHRCGHLDGDPKEVSPVFTQFIECVWQLMQQFPCTFEFNERFLLEIHDHVYSCQFGNFLGTCHKEREDLKIFEKTHSLWPFLLQKKQEFRNPLYRGFTAYKELQPNTLPFSFQFWCGMYNRFDKGMHPKQCMLDHLLSCVSQKMKLEDNASELENKLPFLDGPLPAEVCSVPKMGSASSKTPMLNTPQDYEGEPPPVLTNGTAVGDIDVMSDVDQKNKENLSKHQDLQDLNDPIGALDSEAKD comes from the exons GTTTGCAACACATACCCTCCAGAAATAGTGGTGCCTAGAGCAGCTAATAAGGCAACAGTGATCGGAAGTTCCAGGTTCAGAAGCAGAGGGCGGATTCCGGTGCTTTCCTACTTATATAAAGAAAACAAT GCTGCCATATGTCGTTGTAGCCAGCCTCTTTCTGGATTCAGTGCACGCTGTCTGGAGGACGAACAAATGTTACAAGCAATCAGAGAAGCCAACCCGGGGAGTCCGTTCATGTATGTTGTAGACACAAGGCCAAAG TTAAACGCCATGGCCAACCGAGCTGCTGGGAAGGGCTATGAGAATGAAGATAATTATGATAACATTCGCTTTAAATTTATTGGCATAGAAAACATCCATGTGATGCGGAACAGCTTGCAGAAACTCCTGGAAG TGTGTGAAACAAAGTCTCCCTCAATGAGCGACTTCCTCACTGGGCTGGAGAACTCAGGTTGGTTACGGCACATTAAAGCTGTGATGGATGCAGGTGTCTTTCTTGCCAAG GCTGTGAAAGATGAAAAGGCTAGTGTGTTAGTCCACTGCTCCGACGGGTGGGATCGCACCGCTCAGGTCTGCTCCCTGGCTGGCCTCCTTTTAGACCCATTTTATAGGACTTTTAAAGGCTTCATG GTCCTAATAGAGAAGGAGTGGATTGCAATGGGACACAAGTTCTCACACAG GTGTGGTCATTTGGATGGTGACCCTAAAGAGGTATCCCCTGTCTTCACTCAATTCATTGAATGCGTCTGGCAACTCATGCAGCAGTTTCCATGTACATTTGAGTTTAATGAGCGTTTCCTCCTTGAAATCCATGACCACGTCTACTCCTGCCAGTTTGGCAACTTCCTTGGGACCTGTCATAAGGAGCGTGAGGATCTGAA AATCTTTGAGAAGACCCATTCTCTCTGGCCTTTCCTCTTACAGAAGAAGCAGGAGTTCAGAAATCCATTGTATAGAGGTTTTACAGCTTACAAAGAGCTTCAACCAAACACGCTACCTTTCAGTTTCCA GTTTTGGTGTGGGATGTATAATCGTTTTGACAAAGGAATGCATCCAAAACAGTGTATGTTGGATCATCTCCTAAGCTGCGTGAGCCAAAAGATGAAACTAGAGGACAATGCATCTGAATTGGAGAAT AAGCTTCCTTTCCTTGATGGTCCTTTACCCGCTGAAGTTTGCTCCGTACCTAAAATGGGAAGTGCTTCTTCGAAAACACCGATGCTCAACACTCCCCAGGATTATGAAGGGGAACCACCTCCTGTGTTGACTAATGGTACTGCGGTGGGGGATATAGATGTTATGTCGGATGTGGACCAAAAGAACAAAGAGAACCTGTCTAAGCACCAGGACCTCCAGGACCTTAATGACCCCATCGGTGCTTTAGACTCTGAAGCGAAGGACTGA